A genomic window from Methanobrevibacter sp. includes:
- a CDS encoding ABC transporter permease — MLIKKMLRDIRKHKAQFISIFLMAFLGVFVFAGVGGESVGLEVNSDNFYEDTNLADGWIYSAYINDLFMYQVDCLGATTQMERQVVVDSVADFDNDPDVTLHFVENNTISKFYLLEGEKLDIDDKNGVWLDKSFADAKGLKVGDKIKFEFENYTIEKEIRGLGYSPEYVYHASSSSIIPDFNKIGFAYLSYKAFPTDTVPYNVLNVKFEGTPENYNDILDYHMNGYYNSFVERSEHTSVSQFADEMDQHRMMGDIFPVVFILIAMLILLTTMRRIITHQRTQIGILKACGFKNRSIILHYVSYGFWLVLAGSILGLILGPMTLPQLFYPSMSATYKLPAWNPAWSMNFVYVAALMVLMSLAVSYYSVKGISDEKPADTIRPKVPKISSSGFVEKLAIWKRLSFNIRWNYRDAKRNKFRALMTIVGVIGCSALLVCAFGMYDGMNDLKEWEYSQINHYDSKLVIEEDTAQSEIDDITDKVNGDEIMEGAIEIESDSAKKSGSLLVLNDTDLVTPTDYDWNKIEIDDDEVSISQKMADMLDVGIGDTVKWHIMGSDKWVKTKIDKIHADPISQGFIMSSDKLEDLDLNYTPTSIITSEHVTKEYDGVKAANSMKDMTSSWDEMTESMWLLIYILIFFACLLAVVVLYNLGLLSFTEIEREIATLKVLGFKTRALRKLLLTQNLWFTAIGFILGLPVGYYILAIMWESSGDSFYILPSISLTNFLLTLVITFALSIVVNLMFSRKIKKLDMVESLKSGE; from the coding sequence ATGCTTATAAAGAAGATGTTGAGAGACATCCGCAAGCACAAGGCTCAATTCATATCAATTTTTTTAATGGCATTTCTGGGAGTATTTGTGTTTGCAGGTGTCGGCGGAGAATCAGTCGGCCTTGAAGTAAACAGTGATAACTTTTATGAGGACACCAACTTGGCTGACGGCTGGATTTATTCAGCATACATCAATGACCTTTTTATGTATCAGGTAGACTGTTTGGGTGCAACCACTCAAATGGAAAGGCAAGTGGTAGTGGATTCGGTGGCTGATTTTGACAATGACCCTGACGTTACACTGCATTTCGTGGAAAACAATACAATATCCAAATTCTACCTGCTTGAAGGTGAAAAACTAGATATTGATGATAAGAATGGCGTATGGCTGGACAAAAGCTTTGCTGATGCAAAGGGCTTGAAAGTCGGAGATAAAATCAAGTTCGAGTTTGAAAACTACACTATAGAAAAGGAAATCAGGGGACTTGGATACTCACCGGAATATGTTTATCATGCATCAAGCTCATCCATAATACCTGATTTTAACAAAATTGGTTTTGCATACCTTTCCTACAAGGCATTTCCAACAGATACTGTGCCGTACAATGTATTGAACGTTAAGTTTGAAGGAACACCTGAAAACTACAATGATATTCTTGATTATCACATGAACGGCTATTACAATTCATTTGTTGAAAGATCCGAACACACCAGTGTAAGCCAGTTTGCAGATGAAATGGATCAGCATCGCATGATGGGAGATATTTTCCCTGTAGTGTTCATACTTATTGCAATGCTGATTCTTTTAACAACAATGAGAAGAATAATAACACATCAAAGAACACAAATCGGTATTTTAAAGGCATGCGGATTTAAAAACCGTTCCATTATTCTGCATTATGTTTCATACGGGTTCTGGCTGGTTTTGGCAGGTTCTATTCTAGGATTGATTTTAGGGCCAATGACCTTGCCTCAATTATTCTATCCGTCAATGAGTGCAACATATAAGTTGCCGGCATGGAATCCTGCATGGAGCATGAATTTCGTTTATGTGGCTGCATTGATGGTTTTAATGTCACTTGCGGTTTCATACTATTCAGTTAAGGGAATTTCCGATGAAAAACCGGCAGACACTATCAGGCCGAAGGTGCCTAAGATTTCCTCATCAGGATTTGTTGAAAAACTCGCTATCTGGAAACGCTTATCATTTAACATACGCTGGAATTACAGGGACGCTAAAAGAAACAAGTTCAGAGCATTAATGACAATTGTAGGTGTAATCGGATGCAGTGCACTTCTGGTATGTGCATTTGGAATGTATGATGGAATGAATGACCTTAAGGAATGGGAATATTCACAGATCAATCATTATGACTCAAAGCTTGTGATTGAAGAGGATACTGCGCAATCTGAAATTGATGACATTACAGACAAGGTCAACGGTGATGAAATAATGGAGGGAGCCATTGAAATCGAATCGGATTCGGCTAAAAAATCAGGTTCGCTGCTGGTGCTAAACGACACTGATTTGGTCACACCGACAGATTATGACTGGAACAAGATTGAAATAGATGATGATGAGGTTTCAATTTCACAAAAAATGGCGGACATGCTTGATGTGGGCATTGGAGATACTGTCAAATGGCACATAATGGGTTCAGACAAATGGGTTAAAACAAAAATAGATAAAATCCATGCAGATCCAATATCACAGGGATTCATAATGTCTTCAGATAAGCTTGAGGATTTGGATTTAAACTACACTCCAACAAGCATAATAACATCTGAACACGTTACAAAAGAGTATGATGGCGTAAAGGCAGCCAATTCAATGAAAGACATGACTTCAAGCTGGGATGAAATGACCGAGTCAATGTGGCTTTTAATCTACATTTTAATATTCTTCGCATGCCTTTTGGCAGTTGTCGTACTGTATAATTTGGGCTTGTTGTCATTTACAGAAATTGAAAGGGAAATTGCAACATTGAAAGTTCTCGGATTTAAGACAAGAGCATTGAGAAAGCTATTGCTGACTCAGAACCTGTGGTTTACAGCTATCGGATTTATACTGGGATTGCCTGTAGGATATTATATTCTTGCGATAATGTGGGAATCATCAGGTGATTCATTCTACATCCTGCCTTCAATATCCCTTACAAACTTCCTTTTGACATTGGTGA
- a CDS encoding ABC transporter ATP-binding protein, with translation MSTIIEFKNVNKEYKSGDHILKAMDNVNFTIDEGEFVVILGPSGAGKSTLLNLLGGLDSVTSGEIIVNGNHVESFKDNQLTEYRAKNVGFIFQFYNLIPNLTAIENVELMKDIVDVNIDGLSVLDSVGLKDHANQFPAQLSGGEQQRVSIARAVAKQPTMLLCDEPTGALDSKTGVLILNLLQVMSNNRNTTVIIVTHNAILAEAADKVIRIKNGQIENIVVNENPKKVNDLDW, from the coding sequence ATGAGTACAATTATTGAATTTAAAAATGTGAACAAGGAATATAAATCTGGAGATCACATTTTAAAAGCTATGGATAATGTTAATTTCACAATAGATGAAGGGGAATTCGTTGTAATTCTGGGCCCGTCAGGTGCAGGTAAATCAACACTCTTGAATCTTTTAGGGGGACTTGATTCTGTAACCTCAGGTGAAATCATTGTAAATGGCAATCATGTTGAATCATTTAAGGATAATCAATTAACAGAGTATCGTGCTAAAAATGTTGGTTTCATTTTCCAGTTCTATAATCTGATTCCAAATTTAACTGCAATTGAAAATGTTGAACTGATGAAGGATATTGTGGATGTTAATATTGACGGATTAAGTGTGCTGGACTCAGTTGGTCTGAAAGACCATGCAAATCAGTTTCCTGCACAACTGTCAGGTGGGGAACAGCAAAGGGTGTCAATTGCACGTGCAGTTGCAAAACAGCCAACAATGCTTTTATGCGATGAGCCGACAGGAGCACTTGACTCAAAAACAGGCGTGCTAATTTTAAATTTACTTCAAGTCATGAGCAATAACAGAAATACCACTGTGATTATTGTAACTCACAATGCAATACTTGCTGAAGCAGCCGACAAGGTAATCAGAATCAAAAACGGTCAAATCGAAAACATTGTAGTAAATGAGAATCCGAAGAAGGTTAATGATTTAGACTGGTGA